In Vigna angularis cultivar LongXiaoDou No.4 chromosome 8, ASM1680809v1, whole genome shotgun sequence, one DNA window encodes the following:
- the LOC108345422 gene encoding heavy metal-associated isoprenylated plant protein 39 isoform X1, translated as MKQKVVLRVELNNERIKHKAMKTVSDLHGIQSVSVDLKEKKMVISGNIDPVCAVLKLRKCCHTEIVLVEAAKEEKKEKEKEAEKVAVKVYEPYPLSYQMIPPQYSHGYYVKGYEENPCGCVIC; from the exons ATGAAG CAGAAAGTGGTGCTAAGAGTGGAgttgaacaatgaaagaatcaAGCATAAGGCTATGAAAACAGTATCTGATCTTCATG GGATTCAATCTGTTTCTGTTGAcctgaaagagaagaaaatggtCATATCAGGGAACATTGATCCGGTGTGTGCTGTGTTGAAGCTACGAAAGTGTTGTCACACTGAAATAGTTTTAGTTGAAGCAGCAAAAgaggagaaaaaagagaaagagaaagaggcaGAAAAAGTAGCTGTCAAGGTGTATGAACCCTATCCACTTTCTTATCAGATGATACCACCACAGTACAGTCATGGTTACTATGTCAAGGGTTACGAGGAGAATCCTTGTGGCTGTGTTATCTGCTAA
- the LOC108345422 gene encoding heavy metal-associated isoprenylated plant protein 39 isoform X2 has product MKKVVLRVELNNERIKHKAMKTVSDLHGIQSVSVDLKEKKMVISGNIDPVCAVLKLRKCCHTEIVLVEAAKEEKKEKEKEAEKVAVKVYEPYPLSYQMIPPQYSHGYYVKGYEENPCGCVIC; this is encoded by the exons ATGAAG AAAGTGGTGCTAAGAGTGGAgttgaacaatgaaagaatcaAGCATAAGGCTATGAAAACAGTATCTGATCTTCATG GGATTCAATCTGTTTCTGTTGAcctgaaagagaagaaaatggtCATATCAGGGAACATTGATCCGGTGTGTGCTGTGTTGAAGCTACGAAAGTGTTGTCACACTGAAATAGTTTTAGTTGAAGCAGCAAAAgaggagaaaaaagagaaagagaaagaggcaGAAAAAGTAGCTGTCAAGGTGTATGAACCCTATCCACTTTCTTATCAGATGATACCACCACAGTACAGTCATGGTTACTATGTCAAGGGTTACGAGGAGAATCCTTGTGGCTGTGTTATCTGCTAA
- the LOC128193786 gene encoding uncharacterized protein LOC128193786: MSNKFQNRASERGGTLHTGGSITIHEHAIRMAQALGRAVHVDEVFAQTHVRKGTDQFVDERSRKTHEDFSTRLSQVRSEHESAPTPDDASNADDDIRRTQCWIDTVGGKKKGRVYGAGQLAANYTASRGGTLKHQPSSSTSTPDEVLQLRRELHERDQELTDLRAEFTNLKALVMTVLPQTSQDVQNIPPTQSRPSSSPAATQQPTSVQPSSVQPTPVQPSIEEQDDENHSDDSYVHY, from the exons ATGAGCAACA AATTTCAGAACAGAGCGTCTGAAaggggtggcaccctgcatactggtgggtcgatcaccattcatgagcatgccattcgtatg gcacaggctctaggacgggcggtccatgttgatgaggtctttgcacagactcatgttcggaagggaactgatcaatttgttgatgaaagatctcggaagactcat gaagacttttctacgagactttcacaggttagatctgaacatgagtcagctcctacaccggatgatgccagtaatgcagatgatgacatccgtaggacGCAGTGCTGGATCGACaccgttggtgggaagaaaaagggacgagtctATGGTGCGGGACagcttgctgcaaactatacagcatccagaggaggtactctgaagcaccagccttcttcttccaccagtaCTCCTGACGAGGTTCTTCAACTCAGGCGGGAACTCCATGAACGTGACCAGGAGCTCACTGATCTCAGAGCAGAGTTTACAAATTTGAAGGCCCTGGTCATGACTGTCTTGCCTCAAACCTCACAGGACGTACAAAATATCCCTCCCACCCAATCACGACCTTCCTCATCACCTGCTGCCACTCAGCAGCCCActtcagtccaaccctcatcagtccaacccacaccagtccagccatcaatagaggagcaggatgatgaaaatcattctgatgatagttatgtacattattag
- the LOC108345183 gene encoding heavy metal-associated isoprenylated plant protein 39, with translation MKKVVVKMDLHDDKIKRKAMKTASGLSGIESVSVDLKNMKLVLLGEIDPVSAVSKLRKWCPTELISVGPAKEEKEKEKVDPPKVAVPVYENYPFYYYPYHMVPPLYN, from the exons ATGAAG AAAGTAGTGGTAAAGATGGACTTACATGATGATAAGATCAAGAGAAAAGCTATGAAGACAGCATCTGGCCTATCTG GGATTGAATCAGTTTCTGTTGACTTGAAAAACATGAAATTGGTGCTATTGGGTGAGATTGATCCAGTGAGTGCAGTGTCAAAGCTACGAAAATGGTGTCCCACAGAATTAATTTCAGTTGGACCAGCAaaagaggagaaagagaaagagaaagtggaTCCACCAAAAGTAGCTGTTCCTGTTTACGAAAACTATCCCTTCTATTATTATCCTTATCATATGGTACCACCActgtataattaa